The genomic interval GACCCCGGCCCGGCCTGGCTGGCCCTGCGCACCCCGGGCGCCGACCCCGCCGGCGCCCACCGCGTCCGAGCCGCCAACGACCGCCGCCTCCGCGGCCTCCTCACCCACGCCGACCTGCTGCTCACCCCCACGGCGCCCACCGCGCCGCACGGCCACGACGGCCCCGGCGACACCTACTCCACCGCGCTCGCCTGGGCGTTCAACCTCAGCGGTCACCCCGCGCTGAGCCTCCCGGCCGGTGTCGGCGCCGACGGCTGCCCGGCGGGGCTGCACCTGGTGGCGGCCCACGACCGGGAGGACCTGCTGCTGGCGGCCGCCCGGGAGGCGGAACGACGCGGAGCCGCCGCCGCGCTCACCCCGCCCGCCTCTACGCCGTGACGTCCTTCGTCGTGAACCGTGCCCAGGCCGCCGAGCCGAAGACGGCGGCGTAGAGGGCCTGGAGGCTCAGGTTCTTGGTGAGGCCGTCCCAGTGGACGGGCTCGCGCAACAGGTCGGCGAAGGACAGCCAGTGGTGGGAGAACAGATACGGGTGCAGGGCGTGCAGCTGGGGGATCTGGTCGAGGATCTGGACGGTGACGAGCAGCCCGACCGTGGTGGCCATCGCCGCGATGCCGCTGTCGGTCAGCGTGGAGACGAACAGGCCGAGCGCCGCCACCCCGAGCAGGGACGCGGCGACGACCAGGGCGATCAGCAGGGCCCGGGCCAGTCCCTCGCCGAAGCCGATGCGGGTGCCCGAGATGGTGGTGACGTCGCCCAGCGGGAACAGCAGCGCGCCCACGGCCAGCGCCGACCCGGCCACCACCAGGGTGGCGGCCAGGCAGAACACCACGACCGTCGCGTACTTGGTGAGCAGCAGCCGGGTGCGGCCTGCGGGGGCGACCAGGAGGTAGCGCAGGGTGCCGGCGCCCGCCTCGCCCGCCACGGCGTCGCCCGCGATCACGCCGACCGCCATGGGCAGGAAGAACGGCAGGGTCGCGGCGAGCGCGGTGAAGACGAGGAACAGGCCGTTGTTGGTGATCTGCGAGACGAACGCGGGTCCCCCGCCGCCGCTCCCGGCGGACGGTCCGTCGCCGGTCTCGATCCGCACGGCGATCCCGACCAGCACCGGCACGGCGGCCAGCACGCCCAGCAGGGCGAGGGTGCGCCAGCGGCGGAAGGTGGTGCGCAGTTCGTCGCGGAACAGCCCGAGGGTCCACAGCCAACGCGTTCGCACGAACGCCTCCGCTCCCGCGCCCGTCCCGCTCACCGTCTCAGCCCGCGACATCGAACCCCTCCCCGGTCAGCGCCACGAACGCGTCCTCCAGCGAGGCCCGTTCCACCCCGAGGCCGCGCACCCGCACCCCCGCCGTGACCAGGGCCGCGTTGATCTCGGCGAGATCCCGCGCGGGCGGATCGGCGCTCACCCGGTCGCCGTCCGCCACGACGTCGGCGAGCCCCTGTTCCTTCAGCAGCCGCGCCGCGTCCGCCGGGTCGGGCGTGGTGACCACCAGACGGCCCCGGACGCCCGCGGCCAGCTCGGCGACCGGCCCCTGCGTGATCAGCCGGCCCCGCGCCATCACGGCGGCGTGCGTGCAGACCTGCTCGATCTCGTCGAGCAGGTGGGAGGAGAGGAAGACGGTCGTGCCGTCGGTGGCCAGTTCGCGGACGAGGGAGCGGATCTCCCGCATGCCCTGCGGGTCGAGGCCGTTGGTCGGCTCGTCCAGCACCAGCAGCCGGCGGGGCCGCAGCAGGGCGGCGGCGAGTCCGAGGCGCTGCTTCATGCCGAGGGAGTACGCGCGTGCCTTCCGCCCGGCCGCGGCCGTGAGGCCCACCCGGTCCAGGGCGGCGGCGACCCGCGCCTTGCGGGTGCGCGGATCGGCGGTGGGGTCGGCGGCGTCGTGACGGAGGAGGTTGTCGCGGCCGGAGAGGAAGCCGTAGAGGGCGGGGCCCTCGATGAGGGCGCCGACGTGCGGGAGGACGGCGCGCGCGGAGCGGGGCATGGGGCGCCCCAGCACGTGCGCCGTCCCGGAGGTCGGCTCGATCAGGCCCATCAGCATGCGGATGGTGGTGGTCTTGCCGGAGCCGTTGGGGCCGAGGAAGCCGAAGACGCTGCCCGCCGGGACGGTCAGGTGCAGGTCGTCCACGGCGAGCTGTCCGCCGCGGTACCGCTTGGTCAGTCCGCGGGTGACGACGACGCCGTCGCCCGCGGACCGCCCGTCGCGCGTCTGCTCCGTGGTGGACGTGGCGTCCATCGGCTCCCCCGTTTCCCTCGGTACGGCGGCGGGCGCGGGGCCTGCTACTCGCCCGCGTCGGCCGCCTTCACCAGCGCGTCCTTGGTGACCGTACCCACGTAGACCGTGCCGTCCTCGGTGATCAGGGCGTTGACCAGACGGGTGCCGAACACCGTGCCGGTGCCGAAGTCGCCCTCGACCTGCTCGCCGAGCGAGCCGAGGAAGCCGTCGAGGTCGCCGCCCGCCTCACCGGTGGGCAGGCCGCCGCCGGAGCCGGTGTCGAAGGTGGCGATCGTGTTCCAGCCCTCGCCGAGCATCTTCAGCCCGTCGAAGCCCTTGGCCAGGTCCTCCTCGGACTTCGGGCCCCGCTCCGGCTTCCCGAAGTCGCCGCGCTCCCGGTCCTGTTCGGTGTCCTCGGTCACCTCGGCGCCCTTCGGCGGGGTGAACTCGAACGTGGAGGCGTCCGGGCGGTCGAAGCTCACCTCGGTGAAGCCGACGTCCACGACGGCCGAGCCGCCGCTCGACGGGGTGAGCGTGAACTTCAGCGGCAGGCCCGTCTCGTGGTCCACGGCGATGCTGACGGCGCCGACGGTGGAGCCGGACTGCTTGGGCTCGACCACCAGCCGGTAGGCGGCCCGGCCGGCCACCTGGGCGGTGCCGTCGACCTTCACGGACGTGGTGTCGTCGACCGCCTTCAGCGCCTCCTCCGCGAAGTCCTGCGGGGTGGCCGGGGGCCGCTGTCCGCGCCGCTCGGACGCGTCCGGCTCGTCGACGGTGGCGTGGTAGACCTCGTTGGACGCGCTGTCGTAGCCCCAGACGTCCTTGCCGTTGTGGATGAGGCTGTACTCGGCCGCGTTCTCCAGCAGTGACAGCTTCTGGCGGTCCGGGCCGTCGGCGGCGACGCGCAGGGTGTGCGTGCCGGACGCCAGCTCGGTGAGCCGGCCGGACGGGTCGGCGGACGAACCGCCCTCGCCGTCCTCGCCCAGCGCCCCGGACGCGAGGCTGCTCTCCAGGCCGCCGAGGTTCGGCAGCCCGAGGTCGGTGGTGATCCTCACGGTGCCGGACAGCCGCTCCACGTCCGACTGCGCGATCTTCTCGATGAGCTGCGCGGCGGTGATGTCCGGCAGGTCGGGGTCGCCGGAGTCGGCGAGCGCCGGGACGAGTCCGATCGTCGCGGCCGCCACGCCCATCACCGTGACGGGGACGACGTACCGCGCTGCCCTGCGGCGGCCGGCGCGCGGCTCCTCGACCTCCCCGGCGGTCGTCGTGTCGTCGGATGCGTGCGGTGCCATGTGTGCCCTCCGTCGTCGGCGGCGGCTTCCGTCCCGTGTCCTCGCACCAGTTCGGCCCGAGCCGCCATTCTCACCCGAACCGGTGAGAAGTGGTGTTGTCCGTCGTGGTCCATCTGACCGCATTCGCGGGGCGGATGCGTCAGACCGCGGGCTCAACTGCGCGTACTGCTGCGGTATGACACGGCACGGCGCCGCCTCACCCGCCCCGTAGGGGTCGTCCGGGTCCGGGAGGCGTACGGGGGAGGGCCGGGCGGGTCAGCCGGCCCGGTGCACCACGGCGTCGCACATCTCGACGAGCGCCGTCTTGGCGGGGCCGTCGGGCAGCGGGGCGAGCGCGGCGCGCGCCTCCTCGGCGTAGCGCACGGTGTCCCGGCGGGCCTGGCCCAGCGCGGGATGGGCGCGCAGCAGCCGCAGCGCCTCGGCGTGCCGGGCGTCGTCGGTGAGGTCGGAGTCGAGCAGCTCGCACAGGGCGACGTCCTCGGCGAGGCCCAGCCGGGCCGCCCGCTCGCGCAGCCGCAGCACGGGCAGGGTGGCGATGCCCTCGCGCAGGTCGGTGCCGGGGGTCTTGCCGGACTCGTGGGAGTCGGAGGCGATGTCCAGGACGTCGTCGGCGAGCTGGAAGGCGACGCCGAGCCGCTCGCCGTACTGGGTGAGGATGTCCACCACCGTCTCGTCGGCGCCGGACATCATCCCGCCGAACCGGCAGGAGACGGCGACCAGGGAGCCGGTCTTGCCGCCGAGCACGTCCAGGTAGTGGTCGACCGGGTCGCGGCCGTCCTGCGGGCCCGCGGTCTCCAGGATCTGGCCGGTGACCAGCCGCTCGAACGCCTCGGCCTGGACCCGCACCGCCTCCGGGCCGAGGTCGGCCAGGATGTGGGAGGCGCGGGCGAAGAGGAAGTCGCCGGTGAGCACGGCGACCGAGTTGCCCCAGCGGGCGTTCGCGCTCGCGACCCCGCGCCGCACCTCGGCCTCGTCCATCACGTCGTCGTGGTACAGCGTGGCCAGGTGGGTGAGCTCCACCACGACGGCCGACGGCACGATGCCGGGCGCGTAGGGGTCGCCGAACCGGGCGGAGAGCATCACGAGCAGCGGACGGAACCGCTTGCCGCCGGCCCGCACCAGGTGCTGGGCGGCCTCCGTGATGAAGGGCACCTCGCTCTTGGTGGCTTCGAGCAGCCCTTCCTCGACAGCCGTCAATCCGGCCTGGACATCGGCTTCCAGAGCCTGGTCCCGCACGCTCAGCCCGAACGGCCCGACGACGGTCACGAGGGGTCTCCTGTCTGCTGGTGTCTGCTGGCGGTTACACGGTTTGTCGATAGGTCGCTGTCACCACTCGAGTCAGCGTATCCGGTCATGTTTCGATCACCGCCAGGGCCCGGGGTCACAAGCAAGGCGATACGGGAGCAGAAGCGGAGTGTTTTTGATCGGGCGATGACAACGGACATACCTTGACTTCCCGGACGCGGTGGCCCGTGAACCATCCTGCCCCACCCGCGAGTCCGATTTGCCGTGATCGCTCCGTTAATTCCCCTTGGTCGCACATGTGCTCACGGCCGTCGCCCCGTGAAGTGAGTCACGCGCACGCCGGCCGCCCGGCCACCCTCGCACAGACCCGTCATCCCGCTCCACGCAACGGACTTGACCCCGACCGGCCACAAAGGATCAAGCGCCCTAAATCACCCATCTCAAGATCAAACGGGGCTTTGTGTGATCGTCGCACTTGTTCCCGGCATGTGCTCTCGCATACGTTCCGGGCCTGCCGGGTGGACGCCTAGTCCTGCCGCCACCCGCATCACACCCGACGACGAACTCACGCACGGCAGGAGCGGGGGACCCAGGTAAGCCGCCGTACCGGACACCGCGCCGGGACGGCTCGGGGTGAAGCCATGCCCGCAGGGGCACGGCCGGGCACTCTCCCGCCCGAACCCGACAGCTCACCTCGCAGGCGTAGGAGAGGAACCCAGACATGCCCGCTTCCGCTTCGTACCGCCGCCTCGTCCGCTCCCTCGCCGTCGCCGGCACCGGCGTCGCCGTGGTCGCGATGCCGCTGTTCGGCGCCACCAGCGCCGCGGCCGCCCCCACGGCCCAGGCCGCCGCCTCCACGACCGCGTACCCGGACAACCTCGACGGCTGGATCCGCGAGGCGATGGACGTCATGGCGCAGAACGGCATCCCCGGCTCCTACGACTCCATCCACCGCAACATCATGCGGGAGTCGTCCGGCAACCCGGCCGCCATCAACCTGTGGGACTCCAACGCCGCGAAGGGCACCCCGTCGAAGGGCCTGCTCCAGGTCATCGACCCGACCTTCCAGGCGTACCACGTGCCCGGCACCGCCTTCGACCCGTTCGACCCGGTCGCCAACATCGCCGCGGCCTGCAACTACGCCGCCGACCGCTACGGCTCGATCGACAACGTCTTCGGCGCGTACTGAGCCGACCTCTGACGGCCCACTCCGGCCGTCCGCCCGAACAGTCGCTCGAGGACGACGGCCACGCCGTCGTCCTCGTTCGACAGGGTGACCTCGTCGGCCACCGCCTTCAGCTCGGGGTGCGCGTTGGCCATGGCGACGCCGTGGCCCGCCCACCGGAACATGGGGACGTCGTTCGGCATGTCCCCGAAGGCGACCGTGTCCTCGGGGCGCAGCCCCAGGTGCTCGGCGGCCAGCGCCAGCCCGGTCGCCTTGGTGACCCCGCACGGCTGGAGCTCCACCGTGCCCGGCCCCGACATCGTGACCGTGGCCAGCGAACCGACCACGGACCGCGCCGCCGCCGCCAGCGCGTCGTCCGACAGCTCCGGGTGGCGCAGCAGCACCTTGCTGATCGGCCGCGCCCACAGGTCGTCGCGCCGCTCCACCCGCACCGACGGGAGCGTCGGGTGCGGCATCCGGTAGCCCGGCTCGATCAGCGTCAGCCCGTCGGCCCCGTCCTGGTCGACCGCGGCGTACACCTCCCCCACCTCGGCCTCGATCTTGCCGAGCGCGGTCTCCGCCAGCTCCCGGTCCAGCCGGACCGACCACAGCATCCGGTGCGTGGCGGCGTCGTAGACCTGCGCGCCCTGTCCGCACACCGCGAGCCCCGTGCAGCCGAGGTCGTCGAGCAGCGACCGCACTCTGGGGGCCGGGCGCCCCGTCACCACGAGGTGCCGGGCGCCGGCCCGCTCCGCCCGCGCGAGGGCGGCGAGGGAGCGGTCGGAGAGGGTGTCGTCACCGCGCAGCAGCGTCCCGTCCAGGTCGGTGGCGATGAGGAAACAATCGGTGGGTGCGGCCATGATCAGAGAATACGGACAGGAGGACCGTCCGATTCGCCGCGCCCGTATGCCCTCGCATTGGGTGCGTTTTGCCTTCTTACACCGCCGGATCGCGACCGGTTGGGACCTCTTTCCCGTTTTGACCGGAACAGGGTGCGCTCCGGCGGACCCGGGCCCGGGAAGTCGCCCGTGTACAAGAGCTCACCGGGGCGCGACCCCGTAACGTGTGGCACGGCCACGGACACGTGGCGCACCCGCGCACACGAAAGCGAGGCAGCACCCGATGCCCCCCTTCGATGTCCCCGAGGGCGATCCCTTCGGCCCGCACAACCTGCCGTACGGCGTCTTCTCGCTCCCCGGTTCGCCGGAGCGCACCGTGGGCGTCCGGCTGGGCGACCACGTCCTCGACGCCGGCGCGGCGGCACACGCCCTGGGCTCCCCCTACGCCTCCCTGCTCGCCCGCCCCACCCTCAACCCCCTGCTGGCGGCGGGCCGTACGGCCTGGTCGGACGTGCGGCGCGCGCTCACCGCGTGGGTGACGGTCCCGGCGCACCGGGAGACCGTCGAGCGGTTCTTCCACCCGCTGTCCGAGGTCACCCTGCACCTGCCCTTCGAGGTCGCGGACTACGTCGACTTCTACGCCTCGGAGAACCACGCCCGGAACGTCGGGCAGATCTTCCGCCCCGACGCGGCCGACTCCCTGACCCCCAACTGGAAGCACCTGCCGATCGGTTACCACGGCCGCTCCGGCACCGTCGTGGTGTCCGGCACCGACGTCGTACGCCCCTCCGGGCAGCGCAAGGCGCCCGCCGACGCCGCCCCGGTGTTCGGCCCGTCCGTGCGGCTGGACATCGAGGCCGAGGTCGGCTTCGTCGTCGGCGTCCCGTCCGAGCGGGGCCGGCCCGTGCCGCTGAACGCCTACCGCGACCACGTGTTCGGCCTGTGCCTGCTCAACGACTGGTCCGCCCGCGACATCCAGGCCTGGGAGTACGTGCCCCTCGGCCCGTTCCTCGGCAAGTCCTTCGCCACCTCCGTGTCGGCGTGGATCACCCCGCTGGACGCCCTGGAGGAGGCCCGCACCGCCCCGCCCGAGCGCACTCACCCGCTGCTGCCGTACCTCGACGACTCCGGTGAGGAGCCCGGCGGTTACGACCTGCGCATCACCGTCAGCCTCAACGGCCAGGCCGTCTCCGAGTGCCCCTTCTCCACCATGTACTGGACGGCCGCCCAGCAGCTCGCCCACATGACGGTGAACGGCGCCTCCCTGCGCACCGGCGACCTCTACGGCTCCGGCACGGTCAGCGGCCCCACCGAGCGCGAGCGCGGCTCCCTGCTGGAACTGACCTGGAACGGCCGCGACCCGCTCGAACTCCCCGGCGGCAAGCGGACGTTCCTGGAGGACGGCGACGTGGTGACGCTGTCCGCCTGGGCGCCGGGCCCGGACGGGGTGCGGGTGGGCCTCGGCGAGGTGACGGGACGGGTGGTCCCCGCGTCCTGACCCCTCCGGCCCTACCGAACCGACCGAGCACGCTGACTCGCACCGTCCCTCGCCGTCATACTTGGCGTCGGGCGGTGCGTCGTCCTCTCACGCCGCGCGCCCCGCACCACCGCACGCCCCCGAGCCGCCCCTTCCGACAGGATCCGGAGCCCGTGGCATGACGTACTGCCTGCTCCTGCTGAGCGTGGTCGCCGTGACCGCCGCCGTACCCGTCCCCCGCGCGCTGACCCGGGCGAAGTGGCCGGAACGGGAACCGGTCGTCGGTCTGTGGGTGTGGCAGTGCCTGGTGGCCACCGTCCTGCTGTGCTGCCTGACCGCCCTGGCGCTGGGCGCCGCCGCCGTCTTCGGCACCGTCCGCGCGCAGTTGTTCGCCCCGGCGCCGCCCGCCGTGACCGCCGCGTACGACCTGTCGTCCGCCTCGCCGTGGACGACCGTCCTCACCGTGCTGCTGGCCTGCGGCGCGGCCTGGACCGCCGCGGTGCTGGGGCGGGAGCTGGTCGAGGCCCGCCGCCGTCGCGCCCGCGCCCGCGCACACCTGCGGGACCGCGCGCCCGACCTGCCGGCGGGGCTGCCCGAGGGGCGGGGGCCGCTGCTGGTGCTGGAGGAGGAGTACCCCGACGCCTGGTGGATGCCGGGCAGCCCGCCCCAGCTGATCGTCACGACCGGCGCGCTGCAGCGCCTGACCGGCCATCAGCTCGACGCGGTCCTCACCCACGAACGCGGCCACGCCCGGGCCCGCCACGACTGGCTGCTGCATCTGTCGGCTGCGCTGGCGGCCGGCTTCCCGCGCGTCCCGCTGTTCGCCCACTTCTGCGAGCAGACGCACCGTCTGGTCGAGCTGTCCGCCGACGACACGGCCTCCCGCCGCTGCGGCCATCTGACCACCGCGCTGGCGCTGATCGAGCTCAACCAGCACCGGGGCGTGCTGTCCTGCTCCTCCAGCCACCGGCTGCTCGGCGAGCGCGTCGACCGGCTCCTCGAGCCGCCGCCGCGTCTGGGCCGCCGTCACCGCGCCCTGACCACGGCCGCGGCGTCGCTGGTGCCCTTCCTCCCGCTCCTCATCACCTTCGCGCCGGGACTGACGGCGCTGCCGTAGCGGACCGGCCGGGGGTGCTCAGGTCCAGTCGGGCTCCTCGTCGGGCCAGTCCTCCTCGGGCGCCGGGGCCTCACCGGCCGGGTCGGGAGCGGCCGGGCCGAGAGCGGCCTCGCCCGGCGCCGCCAGTCCGGCCAGCACCGCCACGACCCCCTCGCCGTACGTCGCCCGCTTCTTCTCGCCGACGCCGCTGATGCCGCCCAGCTCCTCCACCGAGGCGGGCCACACCGTGACGATCTCCCGCAGCGTGGCGTCATGGAAGATCACGTACGCCGGGACGCCCTGCTCCTTGGCCTGCTCGGCGCGCCAGGCGCGCAGCGCCTCGAACGCCGGCTGCAGCTCCTCGGGCAGCTCGGCGGCGGCCGCCTTGGCCTTGCGCTCGCCGCGGCCCGCTCCGCCGCCCGAGCGGGCGGCGGCCGGCTTCTCGGGCTCCTTGCGCAGCGGCACCTCACGCTCGCGCCGCAGCACCGGCCCGCTGGCCTCGGTCAGCACCAGCGTGCCGTACTCGCCCTCAACCGCGAGCAGTCCCTGGGCGAGCAACTGGCGGACCACGCCGCGCCATTGCACCTCGCTCAGCTCCTCGCCGATCCCGAACACGGAGAGCTGGTCGTGGTCGAACTGGATCACCTTGGCGGTGCGGCGGCCCAGCAGGATGTCCACGATCTGCACCGCGCCGAACTTCTGTCCGCGCTCCCGCTGCAGCCGCACCACCGTGGACAGCACCTTCTGCGCCGCGACCGTGCCGTCCCAGGTCTCCGGCGGGGCGAGGCAGGTGTCGCAGTTGCCGCAGTTCTCCCCGGACGGCTCCTGGCCGAAGTAGGCGAGGAGCTGGCCGCGGCGGCAGCGCACGGTCTCGCACAGGGCGAGCATGGCGTCCAGGTGCTGATGGGCCCGCCGCCGGAACGCCTCGTCGCCCTCGCCGGACTGGATCAGCTTGCGCTGCTGGATGACGTCGTTCAGCCCGTAGGCCATCCACGCGGTGGACGGCAGGCCGTCGCGGCCCGCGCGGCCGGTCTCCTGGTAGTAGCCCTCCACCGACTTGGGCAGGTCGAGGTGGGCGACGAAGCGGACGTCCGGCTTGTCGATGCCCATGCCGAAGGCGATGGTCGCCACCACGACCAGGCCCTCTTCACGCAGGAAGCGCGCCTGGTGCGCGGCGCGCGTCCCCGCGTCGAGCCCCGCGTGGTACGGCACCGCCTCGATGCCGTTGCGGGAGAGGAACTCGGCGGTCTTCTCCACCGAGTTGCGCGACAGGCAGTACACGATGCCCGCGTCCCCGGCGTGCTCCTCGCGCAGGAAGGCGAGGAGCTGCTTGCGGGGGTCGGCCTTGGGCACGATCCGGTACTGGATGTTGGGCCGGTCGAAGCTGGCCACGAAGTGCCGGGCGTCCCGCAGGCCCAGCCGCTCGGTGATCTCCCGGTGCGTGGCGTCCGTGGCCGTCGCGGTGAGGGCGATGCGGGGCACGTCCGGCCACCGCTCCCCCAGCACGGACAGGGTGAGGTAGTCCGGCCGGAAGTCGTGCCCCCACTGGGAGACGCAGTGCGCCTCGTCGATGGCGAAGACGGAGATCTTGCCGCGTGAGAGGAGGTCGAGGCTGCTGTCCAGGCGCAGCCGCTCCGGCGCCAGGTAGAGCAGGTCGAGCTCGCCCGCCAGGAACTCCGCCTCGACCGTGCGCCGCTCGTCGAAGTCCTGCGTGGAGTTGACGAAGCCGGCCCGCACGCCGAGCGCCCGCAACGCGTCCACCTGGTCCTGCATCAGCGCGATCAGCGGGGAGACCACCACGCCCGTGCCGGGCCGGACCAGCGCCGGGATCTGGTAGCAGAGCGACTTGCCGCCGCCGGTCGGCATGAGCACGACCGCGTCGCCGCCCGCGATCACATGGTCGACGACCGCTTCCTGCTCACCGCGGAAGGCCTCGTAGCCGAAGACCCGCTGCAGCGCCGCCAGCGCCTCACTGTCCGTCACTGCCATCCCGGCGACACCGTCCGTCCCGTGCATCGTCCCGCCCCCCGCAGCCGTACCTCGGCCACTGCGTCCACCATAGGCGTCCGGACCGACAGTCCAGGAGTTGTCCACAGGCCCGCACGGAACCGCCCGGGTCCTGTGCGCGACGGCTCCCGTCGCGACCGGGAACGACCGCGGCCCGGCGCCCCCGTGCGGGGGTGCCGGGCCGTGTCCGTGCCGGGGCGGGGGGCGCGTCAGCGCACGAACACCCCCGCGTCCCCGGCCAGCTCCAGGAAGTACTGCGGCGCCACACCGAGCACCACCGTGACCGCCACACCGACCGCGATCGCCGTCATCGTCAGCGGCGACGGCACCGCGACGGTCGGGCCCTCCGGGCGCGGCTCGCTGAAGAACATCAGCACGATGACGCGGATGTAGAAGAACGCCGCGACCGCCGACGAGATCACACCGATCACGACCAGCGGGACCGCGCCGCCCTCCGCCGCCGCCTTGAACACGGCGAACTTCCCGGCGAAGCCCGAGGTCAGCGGGATACCCGCGAAGGCGAGCAGGAACACCGCGAACACCGCCG from Streptomyces sp. DH-12 carries:
- a CDS encoding ABC transporter permease gives rise to the protein MSRAETVSGTGAGAEAFVRTRWLWTLGLFRDELRTTFRRWRTLALLGVLAAVPVLVGIAVRIETGDGPSAGSGGGGPAFVSQITNNGLFLVFTALAATLPFFLPMAVGVIAGDAVAGEAGAGTLRYLLVAPAGRTRLLLTKYATVVVFCLAATLVVAGSALAVGALLFPLGDVTTISGTRIGFGEGLARALLIALVVAASLLGVAALGLFVSTLTDSGIAAMATTVGLLVTVQILDQIPQLHALHPYLFSHHWLSFADLLREPVHWDGLTKNLSLQALYAAVFGSAAWARFTTKDVTA
- a CDS encoding ABC transporter ATP-binding protein; the protein is MDATSTTEQTRDGRSAGDGVVVTRGLTKRYRGGQLAVDDLHLTVPAGSVFGFLGPNGSGKTTTIRMLMGLIEPTSGTAHVLGRPMPRSARAVLPHVGALIEGPALYGFLSGRDNLLRHDAADPTADPRTRKARVAAALDRVGLTAAAGRKARAYSLGMKQRLGLAAALLRPRRLLVLDEPTNGLDPQGMREIRSLVRELATDGTTVFLSSHLLDEIEQVCTHAAVMARGRLITQGPVAELAAGVRGRLVVTTPDPADAARLLKEQGLADVVADGDRVSADPPARDLAEINAALVTAGVRVRGLGVERASLEDAFVALTGEGFDVAG
- a CDS encoding sigma-E factor regulatory protein RseB domain-containing protein encodes the protein MAPHASDDTTTAGEVEEPRAGRRRAARYVVPVTVMGVAAATIGLVPALADSGDPDLPDITAAQLIEKIAQSDVERLSGTVRITTDLGLPNLGGLESSLASGALGEDGEGGSSADPSGRLTELASGTHTLRVAADGPDRQKLSLLENAAEYSLIHNGKDVWGYDSASNEVYHATVDEPDASERRGQRPPATPQDFAEEALKAVDDTTSVKVDGTAQVAGRAAYRLVVEPKQSGSTVGAVSIAVDHETGLPLKFTLTPSSGGSAVVDVGFTEVSFDRPDASTFEFTPPKGAEVTEDTEQDRERGDFGKPERGPKSEEDLAKGFDGLKMLGEGWNTIATFDTGSGGGLPTGEAGGDLDGFLGSLGEQVEGDFGTGTVFGTRLVNALITEDGTVYVGTVTKDALVKAADAGE
- a CDS encoding polyprenyl synthetase family protein; protein product: MTVVGPFGLSVRDQALEADVQAGLTAVEEGLLEATKSEVPFITEAAQHLVRAGGKRFRPLLVMLSARFGDPYAPGIVPSAVVVELTHLATLYHDDVMDEAEVRRGVASANARWGNSVAVLTGDFLFARASHILADLGPEAVRVQAEAFERLVTGQILETAGPQDGRDPVDHYLDVLGGKTGSLVAVSCRFGGMMSGADETVVDILTQYGERLGVAFQLADDVLDIASDSHESGKTPGTDLREGIATLPVLRLRERAARLGLAEDVALCELLDSDLTDDARHAEALRLLRAHPALGQARRDTVRYAEEARAALAPLPDGPAKTALVEMCDAVVHRAG
- a CDS encoding transglycosylase SLT domain-containing protein — protein: MPASASYRRLVRSLAVAGTGVAVVAMPLFGATSAAAAPTAQAAASTTAYPDNLDGWIREAMDVMAQNGIPGSYDSIHRNIMRESSGNPAAINLWDSNAAKGTPSKGLLQVIDPTFQAYHVPGTAFDPFDPVANIAAACNYAADRYGSIDNVFGAY
- a CDS encoding HAD family hydrolase — translated: MAAPTDCFLIATDLDGTLLRGDDTLSDRSLAALARAERAGARHLVVTGRPAPRVRSLLDDLGCTGLAVCGQGAQVYDAATHRMLWSVRLDRELAETALGKIEAEVGEVYAAVDQDGADGLTLIEPGYRMPHPTLPSVRVERRDDLWARPISKVLLRHPELSDDALAAAARSVVGSLATVTMSGPGTVELQPCGVTKATGLALAAEHLGLRPEDTVAFGDMPNDVPMFRWAGHGVAMANAHPELKAVADEVTLSNEDDGVAVVLERLFGRTAGVGRQRSAQYAPKTLSIEP
- the fahA gene encoding fumarylacetoacetase, giving the protein MPPFDVPEGDPFGPHNLPYGVFSLPGSPERTVGVRLGDHVLDAGAAAHALGSPYASLLARPTLNPLLAAGRTAWSDVRRALTAWVTVPAHRETVERFFHPLSEVTLHLPFEVADYVDFYASENHARNVGQIFRPDAADSLTPNWKHLPIGYHGRSGTVVVSGTDVVRPSGQRKAPADAAPVFGPSVRLDIEAEVGFVVGVPSERGRPVPLNAYRDHVFGLCLLNDWSARDIQAWEYVPLGPFLGKSFATSVSAWITPLDALEEARTAPPERTHPLLPYLDDSGEEPGGYDLRITVSLNGQAVSECPFSTMYWTAAQQLAHMTVNGASLRTGDLYGSGTVSGPTERERGSLLELTWNGRDPLELPGGKRTFLEDGDVVTLSAWAPGPDGVRVGLGEVTGRVVPAS
- a CDS encoding M56 family metallopeptidase; this encodes MTYCLLLLSVVAVTAAVPVPRALTRAKWPEREPVVGLWVWQCLVATVLLCCLTALALGAAAVFGTVRAQLFAPAPPAVTAAYDLSSASPWTTVLTVLLACGAAWTAAVLGRELVEARRRRARARAHLRDRAPDLPAGLPEGRGPLLVLEEEYPDAWWMPGSPPQLIVTTGALQRLTGHQLDAVLTHERGHARARHDWLLHLSAALAAGFPRVPLFAHFCEQTHRLVELSADDTASRRCGHLTTALALIELNQHRGVLSCSSSHRLLGERVDRLLEPPPRLGRRHRALTTAAASLVPFLPLLITFAPGLTALP
- the recQ gene encoding DNA helicase RecQ, translated to MAVTDSEALAALQRVFGYEAFRGEQEAVVDHVIAGGDAVVLMPTGGGKSLCYQIPALVRPGTGVVVSPLIALMQDQVDALRALGVRAGFVNSTQDFDERRTVEAEFLAGELDLLYLAPERLRLDSSLDLLSRGKISVFAIDEAHCVSQWGHDFRPDYLTLSVLGERWPDVPRIALTATATDATHREITERLGLRDARHFVASFDRPNIQYRIVPKADPRKQLLAFLREEHAGDAGIVYCLSRNSVEKTAEFLSRNGIEAVPYHAGLDAGTRAAHQARFLREEGLVVVATIAFGMGIDKPDVRFVAHLDLPKSVEGYYQETGRAGRDGLPSTAWMAYGLNDVIQQRKLIQSGEGDEAFRRRAHQHLDAMLALCETVRCRRGQLLAYFGQEPSGENCGNCDTCLAPPETWDGTVAAQKVLSTVVRLQRERGQKFGAVQIVDILLGRRTAKVIQFDHDQLSVFGIGEELSEVQWRGVVRQLLAQGLLAVEGEYGTLVLTEASGPVLRREREVPLRKEPEKPAAARSGGGAGRGERKAKAAAAELPEELQPAFEALRAWRAEQAKEQGVPAYVIFHDATLREIVTVWPASVEELGGISGVGEKKRATYGEGVVAVLAGLAAPGEAALGPAAPDPAGEAPAPEEDWPDEEPDWT